A window from Populus trichocarpa isolate Nisqually-1 chromosome 3, P.trichocarpa_v4.1, whole genome shotgun sequence encodes these proteins:
- the LOC18096937 gene encoding ribose-phosphate pyrophosphokinase 1 isoform X3 has translation MGLELGKINIKRFADGEIYVQLQESVRGCDVFLLQPTCPQANENLMELLIMIDACRRASAKNITAVIPYFGYARADRKTQGRESIAAKLVANLITEAGATRILACDLHSGQSMGYFDIPVDHVYGQPVILDYLASKTICFSDLVVVSPDVGGVARARAFAKKLSDAPLAIVDKRRHGHNVAEVMNLIGDVKGKVAVMVDDMIDTAGTIAKGAALLHEEGAREVYACCTHAVFSPPAIERLSSGLFQEVIITNTIPVAEKNYFPQLTVLSVANLLGETIWRVHDDCSVSSIFQ, from the exons ATGGGCCTAGAACTGGGAAAGATCAACATAAAGCGATTTGCTGATGGTGAAATATACGTTCAGTTGCAAGAGAGTGTTAGAGGATGCGATGTTTTTCTACTGCAGCCCACCTGTCCTCAGGCAAATGAGAATCTCATGGAACTTCTGATCATGATAGATGCTTGTCGGAGAGCATCAGCCAAGAACATCACTGCTGTGATCCCATACTTTGGATATGCCAGAGCTGATCGAAAG ACTCAGGGTCGTGAATCCATTGCAGCCAAACTTGTCGCAAACCTTATCACAGAAGCAGGTGCAACCCGCATTCTTGCCTGTGATCTTCATTCTGGGCAGTCTATGGGTTACTTTGATATTCCCGTGGACCATGTGTATGGCCAG CCTGTGATTCTTGATTATCTTGCAAGCAAGACAATTTGTTTTAGTGATTTGGTAGTGGTTTCACCTGATGTTGGTGGTGTTGCAAGAGCACGGGCTTTTGCCAAAAAACTGTCAGATGCTCCTTTAGCTATAGTGGATAAAAGGCGTCATGGACACAATGTTGCTGAG GTTATGAATCTTATTGGTGATGTAAAAGGAAAGGTTGCAGTTATGGTGGATGACATGATTGACACTGCTG GTACAATTGCAAAAGGAGCAGCTCTTTTACATGAAGAGGGGGCCAGGGAAGTTTATGCATGCTGTACTCATGCTGTTTTTAG CCCTCCTGCAATTGAGAGGTTGTCCAGTGGCCTATTTCAAGAGGTTATCATTACAAACACAATTCCTGTGGCGGAGAAGAACTACTTTCCTCAGTTGACTGTGCTTTCTGTCGCAAATCTGCTGGGCGAGACAATTTGGCGTGTTCATGATGACTGTTCCGTGAGTAGCATTTTTCAATAA